The following proteins come from a genomic window of Gottfriedia acidiceleris:
- the leuS gene encoding leucine--tRNA ligase has translation MSFNHGTIEQKWQKYWLENKTFKTTDDTSKPKFYALDMFPYPSGAGLHVGHPEGYTATDILSRMKRMQGYNVLHPMGWDAFGLPAEQYALDTGNDPAEFTEKNINTFRNQIQALGFSYDWDREINTTDPNYYKWTQWIFLRMVEKGLAYVDEVPVNWCPALGTVLANEEVINGKSERGGHPVERRPMKQWILKITAYADRLLEDLEELDWPESLKEMQRNWIGRSEGAEVYFNVDGFDEKVTVFTTRPDTLFGATYVVLAPEHDLVNQITTADQKDAVEAYIDSVKSKSDLERTDLAKDKTGVFTGAYAINPVNNEKLPIWIADYVLASYGTGAVMAVPGHDERDHEFAVKFKLPIVEVVEGGDVQKEAYAGDGKHVNSDFLNGLNKQEALDKIIDWLDFSKAGEKKVTYRLRDWLFSRQRYWGEPIPVIFWEDGTMTVVPDEELPLILPKTEDIRPSGTGESPLANISEWVNVVDPVTGKKGRRETNTMPQWGGSCWYYLRYIDPNNNEAIADSELLKHWLPVDVYIGGAEHAVLHLLYARFWHKFLYDLGVVPTKEPFQKLFNQGMILGENNEKMSKSKGNVVNPDDIVASHGADTLRLYEMFMGPLDASIAWSENGLDGSRRFLDRVWRLFVTDNEELSDKIVEDVTSSSLEKTYHQTVKKVTEDFEGLRFNTAISQMMVFINEAYKADKLPKEMVEGFVKLIAPVAPHIGEELWSKLGHSDSIAYATWPAYDEAKLVEDEIEIVVQINGKVKAKLLVAKDASREQMEQIALSDDAVKEQVEGKTVRKIIAVPGKLVNIVAN, from the coding sequence ATGAGTTTTAATCATGGTACTATTGAACAGAAATGGCAGAAGTATTGGTTAGAAAATAAAACGTTTAAAACAACTGACGATACAAGCAAGCCGAAATTTTATGCACTTGATATGTTCCCTTATCCATCTGGAGCGGGATTACATGTGGGTCATCCAGAAGGGTACACAGCTACTGATATCCTTTCAAGAATGAAAAGAATGCAAGGCTATAATGTACTTCATCCAATGGGGTGGGATGCATTTGGTCTACCTGCAGAACAATACGCATTAGATACAGGTAATGATCCAGCTGAGTTTACTGAAAAAAATATTAATACTTTCCGTAATCAAATTCAGGCACTAGGATTTTCATATGATTGGGATCGTGAAATTAATACAACTGATCCTAATTATTACAAATGGACTCAATGGATTTTCCTAAGAATGGTTGAAAAAGGATTAGCTTATGTAGATGAAGTTCCAGTTAACTGGTGCCCAGCTCTTGGTACAGTTTTAGCTAATGAAGAAGTAATTAATGGAAAAAGTGAGCGCGGAGGACATCCGGTTGAGCGTCGTCCAATGAAGCAATGGATCTTAAAAATTACAGCTTATGCTGATCGATTATTAGAAGATCTAGAAGAATTAGATTGGCCAGAAAGCTTAAAAGAAATGCAACGTAACTGGATTGGCCGTTCTGAAGGTGCTGAAGTTTACTTTAATGTTGATGGATTCGATGAAAAAGTAACAGTATTTACAACACGTCCTGATACATTATTCGGTGCAACTTATGTAGTATTAGCTCCAGAACATGATTTAGTTAATCAAATTACAACAGCTGATCAAAAAGATGCTGTCGAAGCATACATTGATTCAGTTAAATCTAAAAGTGATTTAGAGAGAACTGATTTAGCGAAGGATAAAACAGGTGTTTTCACAGGAGCATATGCAATTAACCCTGTAAATAACGAAAAGCTTCCAATTTGGATTGCTGATTATGTACTTGCAAGCTATGGAACTGGTGCAGTTATGGCAGTACCAGGACATGATGAGCGCGATCACGAATTTGCAGTTAAATTTAAATTACCAATCGTTGAAGTTGTTGAAGGTGGAGACGTTCAAAAAGAAGCTTACGCTGGAGATGGCAAACATGTTAACTCTGATTTCTTAAACGGTTTAAATAAACAAGAAGCTCTTGATAAAATAATCGATTGGTTAGATTTTTCAAAAGCAGGTGAGAAAAAAGTTACGTATCGTCTACGCGATTGGTTATTCTCTCGTCAAAGATATTGGGGAGAGCCAATTCCAGTAATTTTCTGGGAAGATGGTACTATGACAGTTGTTCCTGATGAGGAGTTACCATTAATTCTTCCGAAAACAGAAGATATTCGTCCAAGTGGTACTGGAGAGTCACCATTAGCGAATATTTCTGAATGGGTTAATGTAGTTGATCCAGTAACAGGTAAAAAAGGAAGACGTGAAACAAATACAATGCCACAATGGGGAGGAAGCTGCTGGTATTACTTACGCTATATTGATCCAAATAATAACGAAGCAATCGCAGATTCTGAATTACTAAAGCATTGGTTACCAGTTGATGTATATATTGGAGGAGCAGAGCATGCAGTTCTTCACTTACTATACGCTCGTTTCTGGCATAAATTCCTTTATGATTTAGGTGTAGTTCCTACAAAAGAGCCATTCCAAAAGTTATTCAACCAAGGAATGATCTTAGGAGAAAATAATGAAAAAATGTCTAAGTCTAAAGGGAACGTTGTAAATCCTGATGATATCGTTGCTAGCCATGGTGCTGATACATTACGTTTATATGAAATGTTCATGGGTCCATTAGATGCATCAATCGCTTGGTCAGAAAATGGATTAGATGGTTCTCGTCGCTTCTTAGACCGAGTATGGCGTTTATTTGTTACTGATAATGAAGAGCTTTCAGATAAAATTGTAGAAGACGTTACTTCTAGCAGTCTTGAAAAAACATATCACCAAACAGTAAAGAAAGTAACAGAAGACTTTGAAGGTTTACGCTTTAACACTGCAATTTCACAAATGATGGTGTTTATTAACGAAGCATATAAAGCTGACAAATTACCAAAAGAAATGGTTGAAGGTTTTGTAAAATTAATAGCACCAGTTGCTCCTCATATCGGTGAAGAACTTTGGAGTAAGCTAGGTCATAGTGATTCAATTGCATATGCTACATGGCCAGCATACGATGAAGCTAAGCTTGTAGAAGACGAAATTGAAATTGTAGTACAAATTAATGGTAAAGTAAAAGCGAAATTACTTGTTGCAAAAGATGCTTCACGTGAGCAAATGGAGCAAATTGCATTATCAGACGATGCAGTTAAGGAACAAGTTGAAGGAAAAACTGTTCGAAAAATCATTGCTGTACCAGGTAAATTAGTAAATATCGTTGCAAACTAA
- a CDS encoding rhodanese-like domain-containing protein, which produces MMKTISANEVKERLESGETLFLVDVREDYEVEYGKIPEAVHIPMGQIPSKLDVFNKEFEYIFICKAGVRSENVCEYLNELGYKAINMEGGMMAWEGEIK; this is translated from the coding sequence ATGATGAAGACAATTTCTGCAAATGAAGTTAAAGAGCGTTTAGAGTCAGGAGAAACGCTATTTTTAGTAGATGTACGAGAAGACTATGAGGTTGAGTATGGAAAAATTCCAGAAGCAGTTCATATTCCAATGGGGCAAATTCCTAGCAAATTAGATGTTTTTAATAAAGAATTTGAATACATTTTTATTTGTAAGGCAGGCGTTCGTAGTGAGAATGTTTGTGAGTATTTAAATGAGCTAGGCTATAAGGCGATCAACATGGAAGGTGGAATGATGGCCTGGGAAGGCGAGATCAAATAA
- a CDS encoding DUF2553 family protein, giving the protein MPKTLKIDITDKIIGKFKDGHMELYSSKYLIGKFYFKDLKQSFQLAEGYVEEDGRFYLLVNLQHEQSNARL; this is encoded by the coding sequence TTGCCTAAAACATTAAAAATTGATATTACCGATAAGATAATTGGTAAATTTAAAGATGGGCATATGGAGTTGTATTCTTCAAAGTATTTAATTGGAAAGTTTTACTTTAAAGACTTAAAACAATCTTTCCAATTGGCAGAAGGGTATGTTGAAGAGGATGGACGATTCTATTTATTAGTGAACTTGCAACACGAACAATCGAACGCTCGCCTTTGA
- a CDS encoding MDR family MFS transporter yields MPKKLWFLLIGMILNVTGNSFLWPFNTVYIHIYLGKSLSVAGLILMFNSLAGVFGNMLGGWLFDKFGGYRSILTGIIITFLSILGLVINHSWTYYSCFFVILGFGVGIVFPSMYAMVGAAWPEGGRKAFNAIYVAQNLGVAIGTALGGVVAAANINYIFSANLLLYIIFFLVALFGFRDIGEPKQLKETHVEKAEKQKFSFTPSMKALMIVCVAYVLCWLVYVQWQTTIASEMQNLHIGLKKYSLLWTVNGALIVLAQPIVSTAIRKFELSMRKQMLFGIGFFIASTILVSTADHFSMFMTGMIILTIGEMFVWPAVPTIANMLAPKDRIGMYQGIVNSAATVGRMLGPVIGGALVDTFNMRVLFIILVLFLVISMVFSVLYERLVKKVIKADHQTFAS; encoded by the coding sequence ATGCCAAAAAAACTATGGTTTTTGTTAATCGGTATGATTTTAAATGTAACAGGTAATTCTTTTTTATGGCCATTCAATACAGTATATATCCATATTTATTTAGGAAAGTCCTTGTCTGTTGCGGGGCTTATTTTAATGTTTAATTCATTGGCCGGTGTATTTGGTAATATGCTGGGAGGCTGGCTTTTTGATAAATTTGGAGGATATAGGTCAATCCTAACTGGTATTATTATTACGTTTTTGTCGATATTAGGTTTGGTTATTAATCATTCTTGGACATATTACAGTTGTTTCTTCGTAATATTAGGGTTTGGTGTTGGTATTGTATTTCCATCAATGTACGCGATGGTTGGAGCGGCATGGCCAGAGGGTGGTCGTAAAGCTTTTAATGCAATTTATGTAGCTCAAAATCTTGGCGTTGCGATTGGTACGGCTTTAGGTGGAGTAGTTGCAGCCGCAAATATTAATTATATTTTCTCCGCTAATTTGCTATTATATATTATTTTCTTCTTAGTAGCTTTATTTGGATTTAGAGATATTGGTGAACCTAAGCAATTAAAAGAAACACATGTAGAAAAAGCAGAGAAACAAAAATTTTCATTTACTCCTTCAATGAAAGCTCTGATGATTGTTTGTGTTGCGTATGTTTTATGTTGGTTAGTCTATGTTCAATGGCAAACTACGATTGCATCAGAAATGCAAAATCTACACATTGGATTAAAAAAATATAGTCTGTTATGGACTGTAAATGGCGCGCTTATAGTCTTAGCTCAACCAATCGTATCAACCGCGATACGAAAATTTGAGTTAAGTATGAGAAAGCAAATGTTGTTTGGAATTGGATTTTTTATCGCTTCGACTATTCTTGTGAGCACTGCCGATCATTTCTCAATGTTTATGACGGGTATGATCATTTTAACGATTGGCGAAATGTTTGTATGGCCAGCAGTACCAACTATTGCAAATATGCTTGCTCCAAAAGATCGCATAGGGATGTATCAAGGGATTGTAAATAGTGCAGCAACGGTTGGAAGAATGCTTGGACCTGTTATTGGAGGGGCACTTGTTGATACATTTAATATGAGGGTATTATTTATCATATTAGTTCTCTTTTTAGTAATAAGCATGGTCTTCTCTGTGCTTTATGAAAGATTAGTAAAAAAAGTAATAAAAGCTGATCATCAAACTTTTGCTTCTTAA